A window from Planococcus maritimus encodes these proteins:
- the minC gene encoding septum site-determining protein MinC yields the protein MKAQVTGFLKNIVNIKGTNKGLLIQLNDMASYTEILDELKKKVSDPALAGDAEVQIQLAKRHYSDAQLEEIKKVIHEHSKMKVISTKCDVVTVEECNRMISERQSETYVGIVRSGQVVKAKGDLVVIGDVNQNGRIEAGGNVYVLGRLKGFAHAGASGNKEAVIAASWLEATHLKIADELETMTDELDSLSEQPEMECAYLHTSGKIIIDRLQELRFLRPQISTFKGGS from the coding sequence ATGAAAGCGCAGGTGACAGGTTTTTTGAAAAATATCGTGAATATTAAAGGAACGAACAAAGGGCTTCTCATCCAGCTCAATGATATGGCCTCCTATACGGAAATCCTCGATGAGCTGAAAAAGAAAGTATCAGATCCTGCTCTTGCAGGCGATGCGGAAGTACAGATCCAATTGGCGAAGCGCCATTACAGTGATGCCCAATTGGAAGAAATCAAGAAAGTCATCCACGAGCATTCGAAGATGAAAGTGATCAGCACAAAATGCGATGTTGTCACTGTCGAAGAATGCAACCGGATGATCAGTGAGCGCCAGTCAGAAACTTATGTCGGCATCGTCCGTTCCGGACAAGTGGTGAAAGCGAAAGGCGACCTCGTCGTCATTGGCGACGTCAACCAGAACGGCCGCATTGAAGCAGGTGGCAACGTCTATGTGCTTGGGCGGCTAAAAGGCTTTGCCCATGCCGGTGCGAGCGGCAATAAAGAAGCAGTCATCGCCGCCTCTTGGCTTGAAGCGACACATCTGAAAATTGCCGATGAACTCGAGACGATGACCGACGAACTCGACAGCTTATCGGAGCAGCCAGAAATGGAATGCGCATATTTACATACCAGCGGCAAAATCATTATCGACCGTTTGCAAGAACTGAGATTCCTGCGGCCGCAAATTTCTACGTTTAAAGGAGGAAGCTAG
- the ruvA gene encoding Holliday junction branch migration protein RuvA: protein MYDYIKGQVTRVTPEYLVVEQQGVGWQIFAPNPYSFGSDELQIFVHHHVREDAQFLFGFPTLEQRELFRKLISVSGIGPKGALAILASGQPQFVIEAIEQEDEKYLVKFPGVGKKTARQMILDLKGKLTDFFGESYTEEGQPDLFGGDESELEEAMLALGALGYSEREITKVKPQLKGLELDTEGFMKKALQLLLKQT, encoded by the coding sequence ATGTACGATTACATAAAAGGGCAAGTCACCCGTGTGACACCTGAATATTTGGTAGTGGAGCAGCAAGGGGTCGGCTGGCAAATCTTTGCCCCGAACCCGTATTCTTTCGGCTCGGATGAATTGCAGATTTTTGTGCATCATCACGTACGGGAAGACGCTCAGTTCTTGTTTGGCTTCCCGACGCTTGAGCAGCGGGAATTATTCCGTAAGCTCATCAGCGTATCCGGCATCGGCCCAAAAGGTGCGCTTGCGATTTTGGCATCCGGCCAGCCGCAGTTTGTCATCGAGGCGATCGAGCAGGAAGACGAGAAGTATTTAGTGAAATTCCCTGGCGTCGGCAAAAAAACCGCCCGCCAGATGATCTTGGACCTAAAAGGCAAGCTGACGGATTTCTTCGGGGAATCGTATACAGAAGAAGGGCAGCCAGATTTGTTTGGCGGCGACGAGTCAGAGCTTGAAGAAGCGATGCTTGCACTTGGCGCACTTGGCTATTCGGAGCGCGAGATCACGAAAGTGAAACCACAACTCAAAGGTCTTGAGCTCGACACAGAAGGCTTCATGAAAAAAGCTCTTCAATTATTATTGAAACAAACTTAA
- a CDS encoding Spo0B domain-containing protein, with the protein MDDRLTVAQSLRHARHDFLNELQMIKLNLDLGRTDRAQALIRTYAEAAMHQSRLSALSLPETEEWLLTAGWRFPELRLTMSCEAPQAPSDLDTTLCQWLESFAKAVKEAFSDAWPYPVELRIIEVDGRFSLELSGPGDWSSLVLDSPQLAIGKACGSDRSKVEIHAQMEG; encoded by the coding sequence ATGGACGATAGGCTAACGGTGGCACAATCGCTTCGGCATGCGCGCCATGATTTTTTGAATGAGCTGCAGATGATCAAATTGAATCTGGATTTAGGGCGCACAGATAGAGCCCAAGCGCTTATTCGTACGTATGCCGAAGCGGCTATGCACCAAAGCCGGCTGTCGGCTCTCTCTTTGCCCGAGACGGAAGAGTGGCTACTGACAGCTGGCTGGCGTTTTCCGGAATTGCGCCTCACGATGTCCTGCGAAGCGCCGCAAGCGCCTAGCGACTTGGATACGACTCTTTGCCAATGGCTTGAGTCCTTTGCAAAGGCTGTGAAAGAGGCATTTTCCGATGCTTGGCCATATCCGGTAGAGCTGCGCATTATAGAAGTGGACGGCCGATTTTCGCTGGAACTTTCCGGTCCCGGCGACTGGTCGTCCCTGGTTTTGGATTCACCGCAATTAGCAATTGGTAAAGCGTGCGGATCGGATCGCTCGAAAGTTGAGATCCACGCACAGATGGAGGGATAA
- the minD gene encoding septum site-determining protein MinD, producing MGEAIVITSGKGGVGKTTSTANLGTALALQGKKVCLIDTDIGLRNLDVILGLENRIIYDLIDVLEGRCKIHQALVKDKRFEDKLFLLPAAQTADKNDVNPEQMKELIEGMKADYDFIIIDCPAGIEQGYKNAVAGADRAIVITTPEISAVRDADRIIGLLELEENLEAPKLIINRIRPHLMEAGDALDVNEITTHLSIDLLGIVPDDERVISSSNKGEPVVMDPSNPAALGYRNIARRLLGESVPLMTMDKPKPGMFGKLKSIFSSK from the coding sequence GTGGGAGAAGCTATCGTAATTACATCAGGCAAAGGAGGCGTCGGCAAAACGACGTCTACTGCGAACCTCGGCACTGCATTGGCTCTTCAAGGCAAAAAAGTGTGCTTGATCGATACCGACATCGGGCTTCGCAACCTGGATGTCATTTTAGGCCTCGAGAACCGCATCATCTACGATTTGATCGATGTGCTCGAAGGCCGTTGCAAAATCCATCAGGCGCTTGTGAAAGACAAGCGTTTTGAAGACAAATTATTCTTGCTTCCGGCAGCACAGACGGCCGATAAAAACGACGTCAACCCGGAACAAATGAAAGAACTAATCGAAGGAATGAAAGCGGACTACGATTTCATCATCATCGATTGCCCAGCAGGCATTGAGCAAGGCTACAAAAATGCTGTCGCTGGTGCAGACCGCGCGATTGTCATCACGACGCCGGAAATCTCTGCCGTACGTGACGCCGACCGCATCATCGGTTTACTGGAGCTCGAGGAAAACCTTGAAGCGCCCAAACTCATCATCAACCGTATCCGTCCACATTTGATGGAAGCGGGGGATGCGCTTGATGTCAACGAAATCACGACGCATTTATCGATTGACTTGCTCGGCATCGTGCCGGACGACGAACGCGTTATTTCAAGTTCGAACAAAGGCGAGCCGGTCGTCATGGACCCATCAAACCCAGCAGCACTCGGCTACCGCAACATCGCGCGCCGCCTGCTCGGCGAATCGGTCCCGCTTATGACGATGGACAAGCCAAAACCTGGCATGTTCGGCAAACTCAAATCCATCTTCTCAAGCAAATAA
- the mreD gene encoding rod shape-determining protein MreD, translating to MIRFLVPIVCLVLFFVEPIFGLFSPLSIGGSFYYVVPRFLILFLIFLTVFYELRHALFYGLFFGLLYDVFYIDIIGLYSFLYPAVCLIAAYFFKKIPQNLLSATLLALGLLIAMEVALYLFFQLIGLTDAPAGTFLTSRLWPTLIANALYLGLLGWVFRSMMVTQDPQRGTKFGLY from the coding sequence ATGATCCGCTTTCTCGTTCCCATCGTCTGTCTCGTGCTGTTTTTCGTCGAACCGATCTTCGGCTTGTTTTCGCCTTTATCGATTGGCGGATCATTTTATTACGTAGTGCCGCGCTTTCTTATCTTATTCCTGATCTTTTTGACCGTTTTTTATGAACTGCGCCATGCGCTGTTTTACGGTTTGTTCTTCGGGCTCTTGTATGATGTCTTTTACATTGATATTATTGGATTATATTCTTTTCTGTATCCGGCCGTCTGCCTGATCGCCGCGTACTTTTTCAAAAAGATTCCACAAAATCTATTGTCAGCGACGCTCTTGGCACTCGGTCTCCTCATCGCGATGGAAGTGGCACTTTACCTGTTCTTCCAATTGATTGGGTTGACCGATGCGCCAGCCGGAACGTTCCTAACCTCGAGATTGTGGCCGACCTTAATCGCCAACGCCCTGTACTTAGGCTTGCTTGGCTGGGTATTCAGGTCGATGATGGTCACGCAAGACCCACAGCGTGGCACTAAGTTCGGGTTATATTAA
- the pheA gene encoding prephenate dehydratase, which translates to MTREKKRISFLGPEASFTHLAASKVFPTEQLMPYTTIPECIEAVADGTVDYAVVPLENALEGSVPLTVDYLFHEAELYVTAEVLSPIEQHLLVHPENRGAESFEAIYSHPHALAQCHKYLFYTYKHTPLEQYSSTAAAAKMVAELPERNIAAIANDYAAEKYGLDIVQRDIHDFHFNHTRFFVLSRSNHKLTDPGHEAQIKTTLMITPPKDDRSGVLHQVLSVFAWRQLNLSKIESRPLKTGLGNYFFIADVLEDENAAMMRGAFEELTALGCGVKTLGSYYTYNS; encoded by the coding sequence ATGACTAGAGAGAAAAAGAGAATTTCGTTTTTAGGCCCGGAAGCGTCGTTCACGCATTTGGCTGCTTCTAAAGTGTTTCCAACAGAACAGCTGATGCCGTATACGACCATTCCCGAATGCATTGAAGCGGTTGCGGATGGTACGGTCGATTATGCGGTTGTGCCGCTAGAGAATGCACTCGAAGGTTCAGTGCCGCTGACGGTGGATTATTTATTCCACGAAGCGGAACTGTATGTGACAGCGGAAGTGCTGTCGCCAATTGAGCAGCATTTACTCGTTCATCCCGAAAACCGGGGGGCGGAATCGTTTGAAGCGATTTATTCGCATCCGCATGCTTTGGCGCAATGCCATAAATATTTGTTCTACACGTATAAGCATACGCCGCTCGAGCAATATAGTTCGACGGCAGCGGCTGCGAAAATGGTCGCAGAACTTCCGGAGCGAAATATTGCGGCGATTGCCAATGATTACGCAGCGGAAAAGTACGGTTTGGACATCGTGCAGCGCGACATTCACGATTTCCACTTCAACCATACGCGGTTTTTCGTCTTGTCGAGAAGCAATCACAAATTGACGGATCCGGGACACGAAGCGCAAATCAAGACGACCTTGATGATCACGCCGCCAAAAGATGACCGTTCTGGTGTTTTGCACCAAGTGCTGTCCGTTTTTGCATGGCGCCAGTTGAACTTGTCGAAGATTGAATCGCGGCCTTTGAAAACAGGGCTCGGCAATTATTTTTTCATTGCCGATGTGTTGGAAGATGAGAATGCCGCGATGATGCGTGGGGCGTTCGAAGAGCTCACGGCTCTTGGCTGCGGCGTTAAGACGCTAGGTTCCTACTATACGTACAATTCGTGA
- the rplU gene encoding 50S ribosomal protein L21 encodes MYAIIETGGKQIKVEAGQEIYVEKVNAEAGETVTFDKVLFVGGDDTKVGVPFVEGATVTAKVEKQGRGKKITVFKYKAKKNYHKKQGHRQPFTKLTVDAINL; translated from the coding sequence ATGTACGCAATTATTGAAACTGGTGGAAAACAAATCAAAGTGGAAGCTGGCCAAGAAATCTACGTTGAGAAAGTAAACGCAGAAGCTGGCGAAACAGTAACATTTGATAAAGTTCTATTTGTAGGTGGAGACGATACTAAAGTGGGAGTTCCTTTCGTAGAAGGAGCAACTGTTACAGCGAAAGTTGAAAAACAGGGCCGCGGCAAGAAAATCACAGTCTTCAAATACAAAGCGAAAAAGAACTATCACAAAAAACAAGGTCATCGTCAGCCATTCACGAAATTGACTGTTGATGCAATCAACCTGTAA
- a CDS encoding ribosomal-processing cysteine protease Prp yields MIQVTIHQTGSYIKGFEMSGHADFAEHGKDLVCAGASAVSFGAVNAIMELTGIEPEIEQADSGFLKIAFPKNMDKKTDEQVQLLVRAMVISLETIEHDYADFIKITFTA; encoded by the coding sequence ATGATTCAGGTGACTATTCATCAAACCGGCAGCTACATTAAAGGCTTTGAAATGTCGGGACATGCGGACTTTGCCGAGCACGGCAAGGATCTGGTATGTGCCGGGGCTTCAGCTGTTTCCTTCGGGGCAGTGAACGCCATTATGGAGTTGACGGGAATTGAGCCGGAAATCGAACAGGCAGATAGCGGTTTTTTGAAAATCGCCTTTCCAAAGAATATGGACAAAAAGACGGATGAGCAGGTTCAACTGCTTGTACGCGCTATGGTCATTTCTTTGGAAACGATTGAACATGATTATGCAGACTTTATAAAAATAACCTTCACAGCTTAG
- the rpmA gene encoding 50S ribosomal protein L27, with translation MLKLNLQFFASKKGVGSTKNGRDSESKRLGAKRADGQIVTGGSILYRQRGTKIYPGENVGRGGDDTLFAKIDGTVRFERYGRDKKKVSVYPVAQEA, from the coding sequence ATGTTGAAATTAAATCTTCAGTTTTTTGCATCCAAAAAAGGTGTTGGTTCAACGAAGAACGGTCGTGATTCGGAATCAAAACGCCTTGGCGCAAAACGCGCTGACGGACAAATCGTAACTGGCGGATCTATTCTTTACCGTCAACGCGGTACGAAAATCTATCCAGGCGAGAACGTTGGACGCGGCGGAGATGACACACTTTTCGCGAAAATCGACGGAACAGTACGCTTCGAGCGCTACGGCCGCGATAAGAAAAAAGTGAGCGTCTACCCGGTTGCTCAGGAAGCTTAA
- a CDS encoding ACT domain-containing protein — MKDISEQRYYLVREDVLTEAMVKTLEVKKLLQRDRMSILDAVSKTGLSRSAFYKYRDAVFPFHSIVKERILTVFLQLEDRSGTLATLLQAVAEMGCNILTIHQTIPIQGRANVTLSLDVTAMDVDLDMFLQQLKKLDFVESADVVSSGSS, encoded by the coding sequence ATGAAGGATATTTCGGAACAACGCTATTACCTGGTGCGGGAAGATGTATTGACGGAAGCGATGGTTAAGACGCTGGAAGTGAAAAAACTTCTTCAGCGCGACCGCATGTCTATTTTAGATGCGGTTTCAAAAACCGGCTTATCGCGCTCGGCATTTTATAAATACCGAGACGCGGTTTTTCCGTTTCATTCCATCGTCAAAGAGCGGATCTTGACGGTCTTTCTTCAATTGGAAGACCGTTCGGGTACGCTTGCGACTTTGCTTCAGGCGGTCGCGGAAATGGGCTGCAATATTTTGACCATCCACCAGACCATCCCGATTCAAGGGCGTGCAAACGTCACTTTGTCATTGGATGTGACGGCGATGGACGTGGACTTGGACATGTTCTTGCAGCAATTGAAAAAACTCGACTTTGTTGAGTCGGCCGATGTGGTATCGAGCGGTTCGTCATAA
- the queA gene encoding tRNA preQ1(34) S-adenosylmethionine ribosyltransferase-isomerase QueA, translated as MTKLTNEQQLNVNDFDFELPEELIAQTPLLDRTSSRLLVMGKETGAVEHKHFRDILDHLHEGDTLVLNDTRVLPARLMGTKEETGANIEVLLLKQTEEDVWETLVKPAKKVKIGTVVSFGDGLLRAECTGILDHGGRYFKFIYDGIFYEILDQLGEMPLPPYIREKLEDQDRYQTVFAKERGSAAAPTAGLHFTDELLNDIRNKGVNIAFITLHVGLGTFRPVSVESIEDHEMHAEFYRITQQTAELINETKQRGGRVISVGTTSTRTLESVAKKFGGTLQEDNGWTDIFIYPGYRFEAVDGLITNFHLPKSTLVMLVSAMSNRDAILNAYNEAVKERYRFFSFGDAMFIEPQKKETES; from the coding sequence ATGACGAAACTTACAAACGAACAGCAATTAAATGTAAACGATTTTGATTTTGAACTGCCAGAGGAATTGATCGCCCAAACGCCGCTGCTTGACCGTACGTCGAGCCGACTTTTGGTCATGGGCAAAGAGACAGGAGCGGTCGAGCACAAGCATTTCCGCGATATCCTGGACCATTTGCACGAAGGCGATACGCTCGTATTGAACGACACCCGCGTGCTTCCGGCGCGTCTAATGGGCACAAAAGAAGAGACCGGCGCCAATATCGAAGTGCTGCTATTAAAGCAGACCGAAGAAGATGTGTGGGAAACGCTTGTTAAGCCAGCGAAAAAAGTGAAAATCGGCACGGTCGTGTCATTTGGCGACGGCTTATTGCGCGCCGAATGCACAGGGATCTTGGACCATGGAGGCCGCTATTTTAAATTTATTTATGACGGCATTTTCTATGAGATTCTTGACCAGTTAGGTGAAATGCCGCTGCCGCCTTATATTCGCGAAAAGCTGGAAGACCAGGACCGCTATCAGACGGTCTTCGCGAAAGAGCGGGGCAGTGCCGCAGCGCCGACAGCCGGACTGCATTTTACCGACGAATTGCTCAATGACATCCGCAACAAAGGGGTCAACATCGCGTTTATCACTTTGCATGTTGGGCTTGGCACATTCCGTCCGGTATCAGTCGAGTCGATCGAAGACCATGAAATGCACGCGGAATTTTACCGCATCACGCAACAAACTGCAGAGCTCATCAATGAAACCAAACAGCGAGGCGGCCGTGTTATTTCCGTCGGTACGACGTCGACGCGCACGCTCGAGTCGGTCGCGAAGAAATTTGGCGGCACCTTACAAGAAGACAATGGCTGGACAGATATTTTCATCTATCCAGGATACCGCTTTGAAGCGGTGGACGGTTTGATCACCAACTTCCACTTACCAAAATCGACGCTCGTCATGCTCGTTAGTGCGATGTCGAACCGAGATGCTATCTTAAATGCATACAATGAAGCCGTCAAAGAGCGCTACCGCTTTTTCAGCTTTGGCGACGCGATGTTTATTGAACCACAGAAAAAGGAGACCGAATCATGA
- the obgE gene encoding GTPase ObgE → MFVDHVKVYVKGGDGGDGMVAFRREKYVPNGGPAGGDGGKGADIVFQVDEGLRTLMDFRFKRIFKAERGTHGMSKNQHGAKAHDTIIKVPPGTVVKDSETGETIADLVEEGQSAVIARGGRGGRGNSRFATPQNPAPELSEKGEPGLERNVILELKVLADVGLVGFPSVGKSTLLSVVTAAKPKIGAYHFTTIVPNLGMVQTEDQRSFVMADLPGLIEGAHEGIGLGHQFLRHIERTRVIVHIIDMSGMEGRDPYEDYVTINEELKQYNMRLTERPQLIVANKMDMPDAEENLETFRKKLPEDAKVFPISALSRKGLNNLMFAVADLLEVTPEFPMEDEADPDAADTVLYKHEMQGDGFDISRDPDGAFVLSGYAIERMFKMTDFSREDSIRRFARQMRGMGIDDALRERGAENGDTVRLLEFEFEFTD, encoded by the coding sequence ATGTTTGTCGATCACGTAAAAGTATATGTAAAAGGTGGCGACGGCGGGGATGGCATGGTAGCATTCCGCCGCGAAAAATACGTACCGAACGGCGGGCCGGCCGGCGGTGACGGAGGAAAAGGCGCTGATATCGTCTTCCAAGTTGACGAAGGCTTGCGTACATTAATGGATTTCCGTTTCAAACGGATCTTTAAAGCTGAACGCGGAACGCACGGCATGAGCAAAAACCAGCACGGCGCTAAAGCGCATGACACGATCATCAAAGTTCCACCGGGCACTGTTGTAAAAGACTCAGAAACCGGCGAAACGATCGCCGATTTGGTCGAAGAAGGGCAATCCGCAGTCATCGCACGCGGAGGGCGCGGCGGACGCGGCAACTCGCGTTTTGCGACGCCTCAAAACCCGGCTCCTGAACTTTCGGAAAAAGGAGAACCAGGTCTTGAGCGCAACGTCATCTTGGAATTGAAAGTATTGGCGGATGTCGGATTGGTCGGTTTCCCGAGTGTCGGCAAATCAACATTATTGTCGGTCGTCACGGCAGCCAAACCGAAAATCGGCGCGTATCACTTCACGACGATTGTCCCGAACCTCGGAATGGTCCAAACAGAAGACCAGCGCAGCTTTGTCATGGCAGATTTGCCTGGATTGATTGAAGGCGCACATGAAGGCATCGGCCTAGGTCACCAATTCCTGCGCCACATTGAACGGACACGCGTCATTGTCCACATTATCGATATGTCGGGCATGGAAGGCCGCGATCCGTATGAGGATTATGTGACCATCAACGAAGAATTGAAGCAATACAATATGCGCTTGACGGAACGCCCGCAATTGATTGTGGCGAACAAGATGGACATGCCAGATGCAGAAGAAAACTTGGAAACGTTCCGCAAGAAATTGCCGGAAGACGCAAAAGTATTCCCGATTTCTGCTTTGTCTAGAAAAGGCTTGAACAACTTGATGTTTGCAGTAGCCGATTTGCTTGAAGTGACGCCTGAATTCCCGATGGAAGACGAGGCAGATCCGGATGCAGCGGATACGGTGCTATACAAGCACGAAATGCAAGGCGACGGATTCGATATTTCACGTGACCCGGATGGCGCTTTTGTCCTTTCTGGCTACGCGATTGAGCGGATGTTCAAGATGACGGACTTCTCCCGTGAAGATTCGATTCGCCGATTCGCCCGCCAAATGCGCGGCATGGGCATTGATGATGCTCTTCGCGAGCGCGGAGCGGAAAACGGCGACACAGTCCGTTTGCTCGAATTTGAGTTCGAATTCACCGATTGA
- a CDS encoding transcription repressor NadR gives MKKLYGEERRNVLLDELKQSGRPMTGSELAKLAHVSRQVVVGDMTLLKAKGEPIIATSQGYLYLDPSGNKQVSRRIACNHLPQETEAELRLLVDCGVTVKDVSIEHPVYGELTAGIHVSTPLDVDLFMQRVRETGASYLLELTEGTHIHTITADLPETLSQAVEAMKQHGYLLEEAE, from the coding sequence ATGAAAAAATTATATGGCGAAGAACGCCGCAATGTTTTATTGGATGAGCTGAAGCAGTCAGGGCGACCGATGACTGGCAGTGAACTCGCAAAACTCGCGCACGTATCGCGGCAAGTCGTGGTCGGCGATATGACCTTATTGAAGGCAAAAGGTGAACCGATTATCGCCACGAGTCAGGGCTATTTGTATTTGGACCCAAGCGGCAATAAACAAGTGAGCCGACGCATCGCCTGCAATCACCTGCCACAAGAAACAGAAGCGGAACTGCGCTTATTGGTCGATTGTGGTGTCACCGTCAAAGACGTATCTATTGAACATCCTGTATACGGTGAGCTGACTGCAGGAATTCATGTGTCGACGCCACTTGACGTGGACTTGTTCATGCAGCGCGTACGCGAAACCGGCGCAAGCTATTTACTGGAGCTGACCGAAGGCACACATATCCACACCATCACTGCAGATCTCCCCGAAACACTCTCGCAAGCGGTTGAAGCGATGAAGCAGCACGGCTATTTGCTCGAAGAGGCGGAATAA
- the ruvB gene encoding Holliday junction branch migration DNA helicase RuvB, whose translation MEERIIDGEVSEFDERFEQSLRPQRLSQYIGQQKVKHNLEIFIEAAKMRNESLDHVLLYGPPGLGKTTLATVIANEMEVGVKMTSGPAIERPGDLAAIVSSLEPGDVLFIDEIHRLNRSIEEVLYPAMEDFCLDIVVGKGPTARSVRLDLPPFTLIGATTRAGALSAPLRDRFGVLSRLEYYDTEALTDIVERSATLFEADIDPLAAIEIARRSRGTPRIANRLLKRVRDYAMVRGNGSITTDMAEQALEMLQVDPLGLDHIDHKLLTGMISRFRGGPVGVDTIAASIGEESTTIEDVYEPYLLQIGFIQRTPRGRMVTPLAYEHFKMEMPE comes from the coding sequence ATGGAAGAACGCATCATTGACGGCGAAGTTTCGGAATTTGATGAGCGCTTTGAGCAATCCTTGCGTCCACAGCGTTTGTCGCAATACATCGGCCAGCAAAAAGTAAAACATAACCTGGAGATCTTTATCGAAGCGGCGAAAATGCGCAACGAATCACTTGATCACGTGCTACTTTACGGGCCACCGGGTCTTGGGAAAACGACGCTTGCGACTGTCATTGCTAATGAAATGGAAGTCGGGGTGAAGATGACTTCAGGTCCTGCGATTGAACGGCCGGGCGATTTGGCAGCCATTGTCTCATCACTTGAGCCAGGAGATGTCTTGTTCATCGATGAAATTCACCGTTTGAACCGTTCGATCGAAGAAGTGCTGTATCCGGCGATGGAGGATTTCTGTCTCGATATCGTCGTCGGCAAAGGCCCGACCGCGCGCTCTGTTCGGCTCGACTTGCCGCCATTTACCTTGATTGGTGCTACGACACGCGCAGGGGCCTTGTCCGCTCCTTTGCGGGACCGTTTTGGCGTATTATCAAGGCTTGAGTATTACGACACGGAAGCTTTGACCGATATCGTCGAGCGCAGCGCCACTCTGTTTGAAGCGGATATCGATCCGCTCGCGGCTATTGAAATTGCCCGCCGTTCCCGTGGAACCCCACGTATCGCCAACCGTTTGTTAAAGCGCGTACGCGATTACGCGATGGTGCGAGGCAACGGTTCGATCACGACCGATATGGCCGAGCAAGCTCTCGAGATGCTTCAAGTCGATCCGCTCGGACTGGATCACATTGACCACAAGCTATTGACTGGCATGATTAGCCGTTTTCGCGGCGGGCCGGTTGGCGTGGACACGATCGCTGCCAGCATCGGGGAAGAATCGACGACCATTGAAGATGTCTACGAACCGTATTTATTGCAGATCGGATTTATTCAACGGACGCCAAGAGGGCGCATGGTGACGCCTCTTGCTTACGAACACTTTAAAATGGAGATGCCTGAATGA